A stretch of DNA from candidate division WOR-3 bacterium:
CCATCGGGTTTTTTCCAGATTATTCTGTCTCGGTATCTAAAGCCAGCACTCTGGAAAATTTTTATAGCATCGGCTACAATCGGAAATTTTTCGCCATTCACTAACATATCATCAATATTTAAAACCGCAATTCTTCCATCTTTTAAAACCCTATAAACTTCTCGTGCCACTTTATTAAGAACTCCAAGATATTGTCCGTAATTTTTGAATAAACCATTGTAGTCAAAAGGTGCATTAAAATAGGGTGGAGAGGTAACCATCAAATGTACACTTTCATCGGCAATTTCTGCCATACTCATACAGTTACCGATTATCAACTTGTGGTGAGTGCCCATTTTTACCTTGCGGTTAGAAATTCTAAATGTACCTTAAGATAGTCATCAGAAAACTCCTCGGGTAAGGGCGGGAGTTTTTTGGTCAATGCGACCGCGCGGATTGTTGATTCATTATAGATTTCATCGCCTGAGTCTTCTTCAACCCTGATATTAGAAATCACACCATTTTTATCAACTTCAAAATAGACAATTGACTTTAATATTACATCTTTATCCCGGTATGGATTATTCCAGTTCTGGGCAATTTTGTTTAATAAGATATTCAAATAATATGAATATGTAAATCCCCGACCACTGCCGGTATAAATCTGGGGTCTGATATCGGGAAGTCCATCAGGTAAGCCTTTCTTTTTTGTCTCCTTGGTCGGTTTGGACTCCTTTGTTCCTTTACTATCTTTTGTAGTTACCGCCTTCTTTTCTTCAGGTGGCTTCTTTTCTTCAACCTTTTTCTCAGGTTCTTTTATTGTAGGTGGTGGCTCGGCAGGTGGCTCAGGAATACCTGCAACCTTTGGTTGGGGTAAAGGCGCAAGGCTTACTTTATAGACTTCCATTTTGGGAATTGACTTGAATGTATTCCTTGAAGAAAGGGCAATTGTGCCAAATAAAAGAAGGTGGAGCAAAATGGAAAGGAGTGTAAAACGGTTCATTCTTCCTGTGGTATTTCAGCAACGAGTCCTAAATCCTTTACCCCTGCCTTTCTCATTCTGCCGATCACTTCAATAACAAATCCATAATCAATATCCTTATCGGCACGAAGATAAACCATAACTCCAGGTGGTTTTTTATCAAGAATCTTTTTTAATTTTGATTCAAAATCTTCGGGTTTGACCCCTTCATTTTCAATAAATACCTGTTTGTTTTCTTTTATAGATATTGTTATTCCTTCTTCGTCATGGGGCAGCGATGCATCAGTCCTTGGAAGATTGACATCGATACCTGGCGTCATCATTGGCGCGGTGATAATAAAAACGACAAGAACAGTTAAAGCAACATCAACAAGATTGGTAAAGTTTAAGTCCTGAATCAAACCGCTATTTCTATTGTTTTTCATAATGGCGGATTGGTAGGTGTTTCAATCAATCCTTTTTTCATCTTTGCAAAGACTTCACTGATAAAATTGTCAAGTTGTGAATCCAGTTTAATTATTCTACTACGTAATAGATTATTGAAAATTAATGCCGGAATTGCAACAAGGAGTCCATAAACAGTAGTAATCAATGCATCAGAAATTCCCGGTGCAACAACCGTGATATGGGCAGAGCCACGGGCACGAATCTGCAAAAATGATTCCATAATACCCCATACTGTTCCTAAAAGTCCCAAAAATGGGCTCGCAGCAACAATCGTTCCGAGTATCGGCAACCCGGATTCAAGGGTTTCTATCTCTTTAGCCTTTGTCCGTTCCATTGCAAGTTTTATATTTTCAGCAAGTTGCAGGTTGACGGGGTTGCTTGAAAATTTGAGCGATTTAAATTCATCAATGCCGTCTTTTAATATCTTCCCATATGGATTATCCATTAGCAAATGTCCAAGATTTTCCATTTCTCTTATATTTTTATGGAATTGATAACTCATCAAAAATGCCTTGCTCCGCCTGTTGGTCAGTGCCAGTTCATATAACTTTTTAAAAAACAGCGCCCAGGACCAGATAGAGAAAATAACTAAAATAATCATTATAATCTGGGCAGCAAGTCCGGATTCAATGAAGACACGGAATATATTCACTTTTTCAACCTTTCTTTTGCAAGTGAGGCTTCAGGGGCATTGGGAAACTCCTGAATTACCCTTTCAAAATATGTCTTTGCAGTCTTGGTATCTTTTGCCTCCTCGTAAATTATACCGATTTTATACAAGGCGGTGGGACGTTTGTTACTCTGGGGATATTTGTTAATTAACTCATTGAAGGTATCAACTGCGTCCTGTCTTTTTCCGAGCGAATAGTAGCATTCACCAATCCAGTACATAGCATTATCAGAAAGCGGCGAATCAGGGGCAACTTTTAGATAGGAACGAAACCCGGTTATTGCTTCGTTATAATTACCCTTCACATAATTATGATAAGCAGATTCATAAATCAATCTTGCTTCAGGGCTTACCGAAGACACATCTTCTGAATCGGCAGATACTTTTTTGCCGCGGGATAATCTTTCATTTATTTGGGTTAATTGTGATTCTTGTTCACTTAGCCTTGTATTTAACATCTCAAGTTTTTCTGCAAGTTCTTCGGATTTTGTATAATAATCCGTGCGTAATTGGGACATTTCTTTTGATTGTTGTTGTAAGATACTATCAAACTTTGCTGTATAGTATCTCAGACTATCCATTTGCCAGTTGAAATTGTTGAATCGGGTGCGACTCAGACATCCAAAACAGCAAAGGTAAATAGAAGGTAGAATAATAAGCCAGGGCTTAAAAGGGGTAATCAGGGACAGAAATCTTAAATTTCCCTGATTCCCCCTGATATTCCCTGATACTTCGTGTTCTTCCATTTTTTCTACTTCATTATTACAAATTCACAACGTCGGTTTCTTTCTAATACCTTCGGGTCTAAAGGTCTTTCTTCACCATAACTCACCGTAGATAATCTATCCGATGCAATCCCCAACATGATTAGATAATCCCTTGCTGATTTTGCCCTGCGCTCACCAAGAGCCATATTATACTCGGCAGTTCCGATCTCACAGCAGTGTCCTTCTATTATTACTTTTACTTCTGGATATATTTTAAGCATCTCGGCATTCTTTTTCAGGGTCTCAGCTGCATCCTGTCTGATGTCGGATTTATCAAAGTCAAAGAATATTCGCTCCAAAACAAGTTGTGGTCTGGTCTCCACAACGGTTGTTTCTTGAGGAACAACGACGGTTGTTTCCTCTGGAGCAGGTTCTACAGGTTTTACCACCTGCTTCTTTGGGCAACCAAAAAATACAACAGCAATTAATATTATAGGGATAGTTAGTTTAATATAGCGCATTATGCCTCCTTTCATAGGTTAATTATATTAAAATTGCATTCAAAGTCAAGAAAAATCGGTTCTGCAATGTCCTATTATTCAAAGGCTTAAATATCGGTATACCTTTTTAGACATTAAGGTATATACTGGAGTTAATTTTTTTGTGACTGGAAATCGTTTCTGTAAAAACTATTGGATAATCAGAACCGATGAACCCGAGACCTTTGAATATTTTATATTCAGTAGCGCCTGATTCGCATCTTCTAATTTGTATTCATTTATTTCAGTTCTAATCTTGAATTTCCCTACAAGATTTAAAAATTCCCGTACATTCTCTCTTGATGTATGGGCGACCGAGGTCAAAGTCTTTTCCGGATAGATATGGGAATAATCAAAGCCAGGCAAGGGCGTGGTATAGATACCCGCTGAGACCACAATCCCTCCTTTATCAATCTTTTTCAACGCCTTGACCAGCAGTTCGCCGCTGGGAGCAAAGACAATAACGGCATCGAGTAAAATTCCCATCTCGTCATCAATCCTCCCTGTCCATCTTGCCCCGAGTCTTTCGGCGAGTTTAAGTTCTTTTTCTGTCCGTGATACGACATATGTTTCTATACCGAGATGGTTACAAACCTGTAACAAGATATGGGCGCTTGAGCCAAAGCCGAATAAACCCAATTTTCCGGAATTTTTCAACCCCGTTGCCTTAAATGCCTGATAACCAATGACCCCCGCGCACAACAGTGGGGCAACTTCTTTATCATTGTAATTTTCTGGAAGCGGATATGCGAAATCTTCTTCAATAATCACATATTCAGCAAATCCACCGTCCGCATCATAGCCCGTAAACTTTGGGTTATCGCATAAATTTTCTCTTTCTGATTTACAATATTTACACTTCCCACAGGTCTTATACAACCAGGGGATACCGAGTCGGTCACCCAGTTTGTAATTTTTTGCTTCTTTACCAAGTTTATCGACCCTTCCTACAATTTGATGTCCTATAATGACCGGCATTTTATGGGCGGGTAATTCACCCTCGACTATATGCAAATCGGTTCTACATACACCACAGACATTTATCTTCAATCTAATTTCGTTATCTTTGGGCTCGGGAACAGGAAGTTTTTTGAGTATTAATGGCCGATTTTCAATTAGATCCTGTTTTTCTAACACCATTGCCTTCATTAAAACCTCTTTTTATAAATATGGCAGACTGGTTGTTGCCCTTTTTTCTCGTAATAATCCTGGTGATAATCTTCGGCTTTATAAAATTTAGAGGCGGGGAGAATTTTTGTGACGACATTATAGCCTTTTGTCCTCAATATACCGATTAATTTTTCCGCAATTTTCTTTTCTTCTTCATCATTGTAAAAAATAACGGATTTATATTGTTCGCCAATATCCGGTCCCTGTCCATCGGGCTGGGTTGGGTCATGGATCTCAAAGAATAGTTTTGCCAATTCTTCGTATGACACTTTTTCAGGGTCGTAGGTTACTTCAACGGTTTCATAATGACCGGTCTTACCGGTCTTTACATCCTGATAATTAGGATTTTGTAGCGAGCCACCCATATAACCCGATACTGCTGAGACGACCCCTTCTTTTTTGTCAAAATAATATTCAACACCCCAAAAACATCCACCAGCAAAATATGCCTTTTTCATCTTCATAAGTTTTATTTTATCTTTTTTTACCAAAAAATCAATACATTTTGGGCAATATAAGGAGTTTGGTTGACAATTCCATTAATTTGGTTATAATATAGAGTTATAAGGAGGGCTAGTCCTAATCGGTAAGGCAGCGGACTTGAAATCCGCCGGGAGCAATCCCTTGGGGGTTCGAATCCCTCGCCCTCCGTGCATAGTAAGAAAAGAAGATAAAAAGTGGTTCGTGGATTAGGGTTGAGAAGTTGGAGAGGTGGCCGAGTGGTCGAAGGCACCCGCTTGCTAAGCGGTTTCTCATCGAGAGATGGGACGGGAGTTCGAATCTCCCCCTCTCCGTTTGTAAGTGGTTATTCTGTGGGCTGTGGATATATAGAGATATTTGCTGTGGGTAAGTCTTATTTGATAATTTTTTAAAGCTTAGTAGCAGAGTTTACTCTGCAGTTAATTATCATAAATTTTATGAAGCAAGAAATAAGAGTCAGGATAGCGCCGAGCCCTACCGGTTTTTTTCACATTGGTAGCGCAAGAACTGCTTTATACAACTGGCTATTCGCACGCCATCATAATGGTAAATTTATTTTAAGAATTGAAGATACAGATGCAACCCGTTCTTCAAAAGAAATGACAAAAGTAATCATTGATTCATTAAACTGGCTTAAACTTGATTGGGATGAGGGACCGGAAAAAGGTGGAGATTACAGTCCTTATTTTCAGTCAGAGCGCAAAGAGATATATAAAGAATATGCAAAAAAACTTATTGAGGAAAATAAGGCATACTGGTGCTATTGTACTCCAGAAGAAATAGAAAGAGAAAGAGCCGAATTTTTCAATAAAAAAATGAACTGGCAACATCGTTGTCGCGAGAAATTTTCACAAGAAGAAATAAATAGACGAAAAAATACCGGGATAGTTCCAGCATTGAGATTTGTTGTGCCACTTGATAAAAAAATTATATTTACTGATATCATACACGGAGAAGTTGAAAAAGAATCTGCCGCTATTGAAGATTTTGTAATTATGAAATCCGATGGAATGCCAACATACAATTTTGCATGTGTAATAGACGACTTCCTAATGAAGATCAATTATGTTATTCGTGGTGTTGAACATATCGCTAATACACCAAAACAAATACTACTATATAATGCATTTAATATGCCTGTCCCACATTTTGCCCATTTGCCGGTAATTCTTGGTAAAGACAAAAAGAAACTATCAAAAAGACTCGGTGCCCGTTCGGTCCTCGAATATAAAGAAGAAGGGTATCTATCAGATGCCCTGATAAATTTTCTTGCATTACTCGGTTGGTCTCCAGGTGGTGATGAAGAAATTATGACCCGAGAGCGAATGGTAGAGCTTTTTTCTCTTGAGAGGATAAACCCCGCAAACGCAATATACGATGAGGCAAAATTAGAATGGTTGAATAACCATTATATAATTAATCGCATTGACGAAAAAAGCTTTCTTACAAACATATTGCCGTTTTTATTTTCAACCGGATTTTTAACTGAAGATGATTATAATAAAAGAAAAGAATGGGTTGACCGTGTATGTCTATTGATGAGACCAAGATTGAAGGTTTTTAAAGATATTGCCAAGGCAAAATATTTTTTCACCGATGATTTTGAATATGAGCCCGAGGCATTAAAAAAATATTTCAATGAAAAAAGTGTATTATTGGTTAAGGAATTCAATCAAAGATTAGAAATAATAAAAGACTTTAATGCCAAGGACATAGAAGAAACTTTGAGAGATTATTGTACTAATAAACAGATAAAGGCAAAAGAGTTAATCCATCCATTAAGGGTTTATATTACGGGCACTGAGGCAGGGCCAGGACTTTTTGAAACTATGGAATTAATCGGTAGGGAAAGATGTATAAAAAGGATAACACAGATAATCGAAAAATATGAAAATAGAGCAATTTGAAAATAATGTTCAGAAAAGGGGAATTGAGGCGTATCTTAGTCTTCCCGCATTTTTATCCATTGTTTCATCGGCAATTGAAACATTTAAGAAAGAAACTATCGGCTATCTGGTCGGGGTTAAAGGGGAAAATAAATATGTTGTTGAGTATGCAATACCATATCAAACTGCGGATAGTGGATTTGCCCATGTTACGGTTGATTTAAAAAGGGTGGAAAGGGTTAATTCAATATTAAGATTATTATCTGAGGGATTAGAATATATTGGTGAGTTTCATTCTCACACTGCATTTGGAGAGACAAAGGCATATACCACACCCTCGGGAGAGGATTTGTTGACAACCGTTCCGGGTGAATTGAATATTATCTGTGCGGTAAATTCAAAGAAACGGTCTGTGAAGTGGTATGAAGATAAAAGGGGTGTACTTATCGGGACTGTGGATGAATACAGGATTGAAATTGGCGGTTATTTTGTCAAAAAACCTACGGTGGGCAAAAAATACCAAAGGGTGCGAATAAAATGTCCGTCCGTAACCGGAATCGGAGCGAAAAAATAGATGGAGATATTTGGTATTGGTATTGACTTAATTGAGGTTGCAAGGATAAAATTGGCGATTGAAAAACATAAAAAATTTGTTGATAAAATATTTTCACCTGAAGAACTCAGATACTCCGAGCGAGGTGTTTTTCGTTATGAAGAACTTGCCGGAAGGTTTGCGGCGAAAGAGGCCGTTTTAAAATCAATTAAAGTTGGATGGCGTCAAGGTATAAGTTTCCGAAATGTTGTGGTGTTGAATGAGAAAAGCGGTGCCCCTTATGTTGTTTTATCCGGTCGGGCAAAAGAGATATGTGAGGAATTAAGGATAACCAAAATATTTGTCAGTATTAGCCATACCAAAGAACTGGCAATAGGAATGGCAATATCAACAATTTAAGAAAGGAGTGATAAATGAAAAAAATCGTATTTTTATTTGATGGACAGGGTGCGTTTAAACCCGGCATAGGCAGGGAATTGTATAATAAATATCCACAGGCAAAACAAATAATTGAACAGGGCTGTGAGGTTCTTGGTTATGACATAAAAGAATATCTATGGGGTGAAAAGGTGAGTCAGACAAGCAGCCTAACGAGTATTGCCCAGCCTGCGATTAGCCTTGTTTCACTTGCCTATGCAAACATTTTAATGGATAGAGGAATTGCGGGCGATGTGTCATTGGGACATAGTTTAGGTGAGGCAACTGCAATAGTTTATTGCGGCATAACAAATTTTACGGACGGAATCCTTATGATTAAAAAAAGAGGTGAGGTTATGGAAAAAGGTGGAAAACAGGGTGGAATGATGGCGATAATCAACCTTGACCCGAATGTTCTTGAACAGGAATGCCGCAGAGTGAGTGATGAGATTAAAGAGCCCGTGGTGATTGCAAATATAAATGCACCAAATCAGATTGTGATATCTGGTTCAAAGGCGGGGATTCAAATGGTCGCTCAATTTGCCGCAAAAAATCGTGCACGGGGAATTCCGCTTGATGTCGGGGGTGCGTGGCATAGCCCTTATCTTAAAGAAGCATCAGAGGAATTCAGCTCATTTCTCGACAAAATTGAATTCAAATCACCGCAACATAAATTTTATTCTGTAGTTGAACAAAAGCTCCTTTCGTCTGCTGGAGAAGTGAAAGATTCTCTGAAAAAACAGATGCTGGCAAGGGTTGACTGGGTTGGTGCAATAAATAATTTAAAATCATTGGGTTATGAAAATTTTCTTGAGATTGGTCCAAGTAAAATATTAAAAGATCTGGTGAACAAAATTGATCCAGCATTAAAGTGTGAGTCGGTTGCCCTTTATACCGATATAGAAACAGTTATTCAGAATTTAGGATAAAGAATGAAAATCGGACTCATTGGTTGTGGCCGTGTTGGGTTGACCTTCGCCTATTTTTTAAGAAAGAAAGATATTCTTTACGGTGTTTTTGACAAAAATAAAAATGCATTAAAGAGAGCGGTGCAGATTCTTCAGATAAAAAGGAATCCTGAATATGTAGATTTGATAAGAAACTCCAATGTTCTACTATTTGCCACACCGGATGACGAACTAATAAATGCCTATAATAAAGCAGAAAGGTATATAACTGAAACGAAACATTTATTCCATTTCAGCGGGGTATTACCAGCAGAAATATTTCCAAAAAAAAAGAAAATCTATCGGGCATCGCTCCATCCTTTTGCTTCTTTTCCAAAGGTCGTAATACCGCCGAGAAGAAATAGATATATCCTTTTTGTCCAGGGTGACAAAGAGTCAATTAAAGTCGCGCACGCTATTTTCCCTAAAAAGAATTTTAAAATGCGCAAAATAGACAAAAGGCAAAAACCGCTATATCATTTATTGGGCGTATTTTCAAGTAATTTTGTGGTTAGTTTGAGCGAGGCGATACATATATTGCTAAAGAAATTAAGGTGGAAGGACACAGAATTTGAAGAGGTCGTTCTGCCAATGATTTTTGATTCTTTCAATAATGTTAAAAAATATGGTGTAAAAATGGGGTTGACCGGCCCCCTTATTCGTGGTGATTTGAAAACGATTGAGAAACATTTAGAAACATTGAAAAAGGACCAAGAATTGTCTTACATATATCGCGCCCTTTCTTACTTAATAATAAAATATGCACCGGCTAAAACTCAAAAGCGATTAAAGGAAATTCTAAATATCAATTGACTTTTTCATAAAAAGAAATAGAATATGCTATGTTCAGAATTTTTAAGTATTTTGTTGGTCTGATTGTTATTTCATTTTTATTCTGCGCCCATAAAGGTCCGCCACTGCGCATAGACCGCATAGACCCCGGGTTAAAAAAAATTACCCCAATAAATGAGCATCAAATTCTTCTATTTTTTTCTGAAGAACTTGATACGCTTAGTATTAAACCTGAAAATTTTACAATCTATACCGAACAGGATACCTTAAAAATAATATCGGTAACTCCTGGCAATACTCCAGACCAGATCTCTTTATATACACAAAAGATGACAAAGATTGAATATTTTATAGAAGGGCGGGTTTATGATTTAGCAAAGAGGGTTGGCATTTTTAAAACAAAATTTACTGGCTCAATAAAACCTGACACAATTTCGCCTGTAATATACAGTTATTCAAAAGGATTTAAACTAAAAAATTTTTATATTGAATTCTCTGAACCGGTTGACACGACTGCTATTATATTTTATGTCTTTCCCAAGCGGAAGATGGCTAAAGACTGGTATTATATGAAAAAACTATATCTTAAACCTGAAAGTGATTCATTAAATTATGATACTACATATTATCTATTTCTCAAGGAAATAAAAGATTTGAGCGGCAATCCCGGGGCACCTTTTGTTACAACAATTACGCCCGACACCATTTATAATCCAATTTTTATAAGAGGCAGGGCGGTATTAAATGATACGTTGCTTATCAGGGGGATAGCGCTGATTGGTTATGAAAAGATTTTAGGTATAAGCATGATTGAGCGCGGTGAGTTTTTGTTTGAGGTGCGTGATAGTTTGAAATATTTGATTCAAGTCTTCGGCGAAGGGTGTTATGGTGTTGACTCGGTATCCGCATCAGATACGAATATAATCAGGGTCGCGCCTGGAGTCTTTAACCTTGATTCAATTATTAATTAGTATCTCTGCAATCGTTTTATGTATAATGCTATACCACAAAAGATTAATACAATTATTACTAAGAGTTTTCGCCATAATCTTATTATACCTTTTGATAACGAACTTCTCCATTCATTTTACAAAAACAACTGAATTATCATCCCCGGTATTACTCATGGATGTTTCGCCAAGTATGAAAAGATATTTCAGAGAAATATTATCGGAAGTTGATTCGATGAGATTAACATTCAATAAGCTTTTCTTCAGCGAGGCGGTTTATTCAGACACAATTGGTATAAAGCCAAGGTTTACCAACATTACTGGTGCATTGCGATACGCTGAAGAACTTTCCCCGTCAAGTATTATTCTGATTTCGGATGGCAATCACAATTTTGGACCTGCACCAGAAGAGATTTTTGACAATTTCAAGACGCCTGTTTATTGTTTTGCTGCAGGCAATAAATATATTAAAGACCAGTCAATTGTAGATGTATTTTATTCTGATTACACATTTCTAAATGATACGGTTAAAATTGAGGTTGTACTCGAAACAAGGGGGTTAGGTGGTAAGATCGGTAGGATTGATTTAAAAAGTGATGGGATACAAATTACGAGGGATTATAAGTTATCTGAAGAGGTGTCACGACAATCAATTGAATTTAGGGTTTTGCCCAATAAAATTGGTGAACAAAAATTTAATGTTGTTCTCAGACCTCAGGTTGATGAATCTGATTATAACAACAATGATTTTAATTTTGTAATAAAGGTATTTGAACGTAAGATTTTAGTGCTTTATTATACAGACCATCCTTCTTTCAACACACAATTTATCATAAATTTTCTTAAAAGAAATATTGATGTGGAATATGCGGAGATAATTCGTATTTCAAAAGATAAGTACCTTACTAAAGGGAGAGGTGTTAATAATGGTAATATAGATTTAAACAAGTTTGATATAATGATTATTGATAATGTTGATGGAAATTTAAATTGGGATTTAAAAGATTTTCTTAATGGTGGTAAGGGAATTCTTATTATGGGAAATATCACCGGGATGAATAATGTTTTAAACGAAATTCTACCTTTTTCGGTAACTGGTTCGCAACTTGAGGAAGAATTACGGATTAAGATTTTATTACCGTTTTCGGTACTTTCACCTAAAGAAGAATATGCACCAGTCTCAAAGATAAATCGTGCCCTGGGTGTGAAACAGAATACAACACTTATAGCCCGGGCAGGTGAATTCCCTTTGATTGGCTACCGAAAGGTTGGCAATGGCGTTGTTTTTCAAATCAATGTTTCAGAACTTGGCATATGGCATTTTACGCAAATTAATTTAAAAAATAAAGATATTTTGAATCCGTTGATTGAGGATGTTTTAAGATTTCTCTCACCTTATGGAAAAAGTGAACGGTTATTAATGAGAACAGCAAAAAATCAGTATCGGATTGGTGAACAGATAAAGATTGAATTGAAGGCATATGACCAAAATCTTCTGCCCGGCACGGGAGGCGAATTTTATATTAATTTTCAAAATAAAAAAATTCCTTTCTTTGAGGTAAAACCAGGAATATATGAAACATCCTTTTTTTCTGAGAACCCCGGCGAATTTGTTATATCTGCAATGGGCAATCTTTATAATGATACATTGAGGAGTAATAAATTAAATTTAAAGATTGTTGAAATCGAGACCGAGCCCGAGGAATTGGTCAATGAGCAATTGCTTGAAAAAATTGCATTGAAAACCAACGGCGGATATTACGATATTTCTCAATTGAAGAAATTTAATCTCATTGAAAATAAAAAAAGA
This window harbors:
- a CDS encoding Ig-like domain-containing protein; this encodes MFRIFKYFVGLIVISFLFCAHKGPPLRIDRIDPGLKKITPINEHQILLFFSEELDTLSIKPENFTIYTEQDTLKIISVTPGNTPDQISLYTQKMTKIEYFIEGRVYDLAKRVGIFKTKFTGSIKPDTISPVIYSYSKGFKLKNFYIEFSEPVDTTAIIFYVFPKRKMAKDWYYMKKLYLKPESDSLNYDTTYYLFLKEIKDLSGNPGAPFVTTITPDTIYNPIFIRGRAVLNDTLLIRGIALIGYEKILGISMIERGEFLFEVRDSLKYLIQVFGEGCYGVDSVSASDTNIIRVAPGVFNLDSIIN